Proteins encoded within one genomic window of Glycine soja cultivar W05 chromosome 1, ASM419377v2, whole genome shotgun sequence:
- the LOC114410335 gene encoding chaperone protein dnaJ 16-like isoform X1: MPGHRSKSEKHGGGGEKPLRRDPYEVLGISRNSTDQEIKTAYRKMALKYHPDKNANDPKAADMFKEATFSYNILSDPDKRRQYDSAGFEAVESDNQELELDLSSLGAVNTMFAALFSKLGVPIKTTVSATVLEEALNGLVTIRPLPLGHNIAKRVEKQCAHFYSVTITEEEAQAGFVCRVQSPDKSKFKLLYFDQEDNSGLSLALQEDSAKTGKVTSAGMYFLGFPVYRLDQTMNSIAAAKDPDTSFFRKLDAFQPCELTELKAGTHVFAVYGDNFFKSANYTIEALCAAPFSEEKENLRNIEAQILSKRAEISKFEAEYREVLAQFSDMTNRYAHEMQAIDELLKNRNEIQASYTSAPLKRTTSRSRSKNSAKEAKEDGQAKEKRSTRERPKKKKWYNLHLRVDKRKAC; the protein is encoded by the exons ATGCCGGGGCACCGCTCGAAATCGGAGAAGCATGGCGGCGGCGGCGAGAAGCCGCTCCGGCGGGACCCCTACGAGGTCCTCGGCATCTCGCGCAACTCCACGGATCAGGAAATCAAAACCGCCTACCGCAAAATGGCGCTCAA ATATCATCCGGACAAGAATGCAAATGATCCTAAAGCAGCTGATATGTTTAAAGAGGCTACCTTCTCTTATAATATCCTGTCAGATCCTGATAAACGGCGTCAGTACGACTCAGCTGGCTTTGAG GCTGTTGAATCAGACAACCAAGAGTTGGAGTTAGATCTTTCAAGTTTAGGTGCTGTCAATACAATGTTTGCAGCACTTTTTAG TAAACTTGGTGTTCCAATTAAGACAACTGTATCTGCAACTGTTTTGGAAGAGGCACTCAATGGTTTAGTGACCATTCGACCACTTCCATTGGGACATAATATAGCTAAAagg GTTGAGAAGCAATGTGCACACTTCTATTCAGTTACAATAACAGAAGAGGAAGCACAAGCTGGTTTTGTTTGTCGAGTACAATCGCCAGACAAAAGCAAGTTCAAG TTATTGTATTTCGATCAGGAAGACAACAGTGGTTTAAGTCTTGCACTCCAG GAAGACAGTGCAAAAACAGGGAAGGTTACCTCTGCTGGGATGTATTTTCTTGGGTTTCCTGTTTATCGATTAGATCAAACAATGAACTCT ATAGCTGCTGCTAAGGATCCAGATACGTCATTTTTCAGAAAGCTGGATGCGTTTCAGCCCTGTGAATTAACAGAATTGAAGGCTGGTACCCATGTATTTGCTGTTTATG GTGACAACTTTTTCAAAAGTGCAAACTATACAATAGAAGCCCTGTGTGCTGCAccttttagtgaagaaaaagaaaatttaagaaaCATAGAAgctcaaattttgtctaaaaggGCAGAAATATCAAAGTTTGAGGCAGAATATCGAGAG GTTCTGGCACAATTCTCAGATATGACAAACAGATATGCACATGAAATGCAAGCA ATTGATGAGCTACTGAAGAATAGAAATGAAATACAGGCATCATACACCAGTGCTCCTTTAAAACGGACTACAAGTAGGAGCAGAAGTAAAAATTCTGCCAAGGAGGCAAAAGAAGATGGCCAAGCAAAGGAAAAGAGGAGTACAAGAGAACggccaaagaagaagaaatggtatAACCTCCACTTAAGAGTTGATAAGAGAAAGGCTTGCTAA
- the LOC114410335 gene encoding chaperone protein dnaJ 16-like isoform X2, with the protein MFKEATFSYNILSDPDKRRQYDSAGFEAVESDNQELELDLSSLGAVNTMFAALFSKLGVPIKTTVSATVLEEALNGLVTIRPLPLGHNIAKRVEKQCAHFYSVTITEEEAQAGFVCRVQSPDKSKFKLLYFDQEDNSGLSLALQEDSAKTGKVTSAGMYFLGFPVYRLDQTMNSIAAAKDPDTSFFRKLDAFQPCELTELKAGTHVFAVYGDNFFKSANYTIEALCAAPFSEEKENLRNIEAQILSKRAEISKFEAEYREVLAQFSDMTNRYAHEMQAIDELLKNRNEIQASYTSAPLKRTTSRSRSKNSAKEAKEDGQAKEKRSTRERPKKKKWYNLHLRVDKRKAC; encoded by the exons ATGTTTAAAGAGGCTACCTTCTCTTATAATATCCTGTCAGATCCTGATAAACGGCGTCAGTACGACTCAGCTGGCTTTGAG GCTGTTGAATCAGACAACCAAGAGTTGGAGTTAGATCTTTCAAGTTTAGGTGCTGTCAATACAATGTTTGCAGCACTTTTTAG TAAACTTGGTGTTCCAATTAAGACAACTGTATCTGCAACTGTTTTGGAAGAGGCACTCAATGGTTTAGTGACCATTCGACCACTTCCATTGGGACATAATATAGCTAAAagg GTTGAGAAGCAATGTGCACACTTCTATTCAGTTACAATAACAGAAGAGGAAGCACAAGCTGGTTTTGTTTGTCGAGTACAATCGCCAGACAAAAGCAAGTTCAAG TTATTGTATTTCGATCAGGAAGACAACAGTGGTTTAAGTCTTGCACTCCAG GAAGACAGTGCAAAAACAGGGAAGGTTACCTCTGCTGGGATGTATTTTCTTGGGTTTCCTGTTTATCGATTAGATCAAACAATGAACTCT ATAGCTGCTGCTAAGGATCCAGATACGTCATTTTTCAGAAAGCTGGATGCGTTTCAGCCCTGTGAATTAACAGAATTGAAGGCTGGTACCCATGTATTTGCTGTTTATG GTGACAACTTTTTCAAAAGTGCAAACTATACAATAGAAGCCCTGTGTGCTGCAccttttagtgaagaaaaagaaaatttaagaaaCATAGAAgctcaaattttgtctaaaaggGCAGAAATATCAAAGTTTGAGGCAGAATATCGAGAG GTTCTGGCACAATTCTCAGATATGACAAACAGATATGCACATGAAATGCAAGCA ATTGATGAGCTACTGAAGAATAGAAATGAAATACAGGCATCATACACCAGTGCTCCTTTAAAACGGACTACAAGTAGGAGCAGAAGTAAAAATTCTGCCAAGGAGGCAAAAGAAGATGGCCAAGCAAAGGAAAAGAGGAGTACAAGAGAACggccaaagaagaagaaatggtatAACCTCCACTTAAGAGTTGATAAGAGAAAGGCTTGCTAA